The genomic segment CCATAGCTTTGCTGTTATGTCTTTGATAGCATCCAAAATACGAACATTATGCCCCCAAGGAATTAGTGCAACAAGCTGTTGCACAATTTGCTCATCTGGGTAAGCTTCAGCAAAAGCCCGCATATAGTTTAGATTACGTGCTGAGAATCCCTTCATCTCTGGGAAAGCTTGTTTTAAATCTCTGGCGAGACGTTCGATAACTTTTGCACCCCATCCCTGTTGTTGTTGTTGAAGAAGAATATCTCGCCCAATTTGCCAATAGAGTAATATCAATTCGCGGTTAACAGACAATGCCGCTCGTACTTGGGCACTGCGTATGCGTTCTTTTAACGAGCGCAAGAAATTGTCATAATTGTCCATTTCAGTTAACTCTTAATTCCCCGCTTACTGATAAATTACTGCGCCAATCGCGTACCTGATACTTGTCTACAATCTAACTTGTCAACTTGTAAACATTTTCATATATTAACGTGTTAACACTGTTATATGTATTCTTATCTACATGAAAACAATCGCCATAATTTCTCGAAAGGGCGGTGCTGGTAAAACAACTCTGGCGGTGCATCTTGCTGTTGCTGCCACTATTGATGGCTTATCAACAGCCATCATCGACCTAGATCCACAAGCTTCGGCTGCTGGCT from the Nostoc commune NIES-4072 genome contains:
- a CDS encoding DUF1016 N-terminal domain-containing protein; the encoded protein is MDNYDNFLRSLKERIRSAQVRAALSVNRELILLYWQIGRDILLQQQQQGWGAKVIERLARDLKQAFPEMKGFSARNLNYMRAFAEAYPDEQIVQQLVALIPWGHNVRILDAIKDITAKLWYVQKTLENGWSRNILTLQINNRLFERQGKAVNNFDVILPSPQSDIARETLK